The sequence GAGCCGGATGGCGCCGCTGCTCGGCTTGTAGAACCCGGTGATGCAGTTGAACACCGTGGTCTTGCCGGCGCCGTTCGGTCCGATCAGCGCGGTGATCTTTTTCCGCTCGGCAGCGAGCGACAGGTCCTGCACGGCGACGATGCCGCCGAAGCGCATCGTCAGCCGGTCGAGGCTGAGAATCTTGTCGCCGCTCATCCGTGCCCTTCCTTGACGAGGTCGGAGGAGATCGCCTGCGCCTTGGTCAGGTACACGGTCGGGGCGCGATGGCCAATCAGGCCGCGCGGCCGCCAGATCATGATCAGCACCATGGCCATGCCGAACACCAGCATGCGATAGGTCTCGAGGCTGCGGAACAATTCGAAACCGCCGATCATGGCAAGCGCGGCGAGCGCCACGCCGAGTTGCGAGCCCATGCCGCCGAGCACGACGATGGCGAGCACCAGCGCCGATTCCTGGAAGGTGAAGGATTCCGGGCTGATGAAGCCCTGGCGCGTGGCGAAGAACGCGCCGGCGAAACCGCCGAACATCGCGCCGGTCGCGAACGCGGTGAGCTTGGTCGTCGTGGTGTTGATGCCGAGCGCGCGGCAGGCGACCTCGTCCTCGCGCAAGGCCTCCCAGGCCCGGCCGATCGGCAGGCGGCGGAGCCGAATCGTCACCCAGTTGGTGAGCAGGGCCAGCGCCAGGATCAGATAGAACAGAAAGACGATGCGGTGGGTCGGCGAGTACTCGATGCCGAGCCGGGCCGCCAGACCGTCCTCGCTGCTGTCGAGCGGAATGCCGAAGAAGGAGGGGCGCGGAATGCCGGAGACGCCGTTGGGACCGCCGGTCAAATCCTGCCAGTTGATGATGACGAGGCGGATGATCTCGCCGAAGGCGAGCGTCACGATGGCGAGATAGTCGCCGCGCAGGCGCAGCACGGGGAACCCGAGCAGCACGCCCCAGAACGCGGCGAGGATGCCGGCGAGCGGCAGGCAGATCCAGAACGACCAGCCAAAATTGGTGGCGAGCAGCCCGTAGGAATAGGCGCCGACCGCGTAGAAGGCGACATAGCCGAGATCGAGCAGGCCGGCGAGGCCGACCACGACATTCAATCCCCAGCCCAGCATGACGTAGGTGAGCACGAGGATTGCGAGGTCGAGGATGTAGCGCTGGTTATAGAAGATGACGGGCACCAGCAGCGTGAAGATCAAGAGCGCCGGCGCGAGGTAGCGGCCGATGAACGACAGGCCGCTCTGCACGCCAGGCGGCACCAGCTTCTCGGCGCCGGTCGGGCCGATCCATTGCCGCAAGAGTTCGATCACGATCGAGCCGCCGAACACCGCGGCAACGAGCGATGCGAGCTCGCCGAAGCGGGTCCAATAGGTGAGCTGGCCGGAGGAGCCCGCCTCGGTGCGGATGCCGATCATCAGCGAGAACAGCACCAGGGCGATCAGCGCGTTGATGAAAGCTGTCTTCAGGAGGGCGGGGATGCCAATGGTGCGACTTGCGTGGGTGGTTTGGTGTGGAATGGGTGTCACGCGCGCGACCGTCAGACTTTTTCGACTTCGGGGCGGCCGAGCAGGCCGGTCGGCATGAAGATCAGCACCACGATCAGGATCGAGAACGCCGCGACGTCTTTGTACTCGACCGAGAAATAGGCCGACCAGAACGTCTCGATCAGGCCGATCGCGAGCCCGCCGAGCATCGCGCCCGGCAGCGAGCCGATGCCGCCGAGCACGGCCGCGGTGAACGCCTTGATGCCGGCGACGAAGCCCATGAAGAAATCGACCAGCCCGTAATACAGCAGGTACATCAGGCCGGCGACCGCGGCGAGCGCGGCGCCGATCACGAAGGTCATGGAGATGGTGCGGTCGACGTCGACCCCGAGCAGCGCGGCCATGGTCTGGTCCTGCTCGCAGGCGCGCATGTCGCGGCCGAGCCTTGTGCGCGACACCAGCCAGGTGAAGATCGCCAGCAGCACGATGGTGGTGATGACCACCATGATCTGGATATTGGAGAGCTGGATGACGAAGCCGTCCGCGCTCTCATGCAGCGTGTAGCCACCGGTGATGAAGGGCGGAATCGGCTTGACGCGCGCGCCCTGCGCCACCTGCGAGTAATTGGTCAGCACGAACGACATGCCGATCGCCGACAGCATCGGGGCAAGGCGGAAGGAATGTCGCAGCGGCCGGTAGGCAATGCGCTCGATGGTCCAGCCATAGAGCGCGGTGATCGCCATCGAGACCAGCAGCACCACCAGCAGGATCACCGGGATCGCGGTCAGGCCGAGCGAGATCAGGATCAGGAAGGTGATCAGCGCGATGAAGCCGCCGATCATGAAGATGTCGCCGTGGGCGAAGTTGATCATGCCCACGATGCCGTAGACCATCGTGTAGCCGATCGCGATCAGGCCGTAGATCGAGCCGAGCACGAGGCCGTTGATGAGCTGCTGGGTGAAATAATCCATATGCTGCCGTTACCAAACCTGACGCGGGCTCAAAGAGAGCTCTGAAGAGGAAGAGAGTGATTTCTTGGGCCCCGGCAGCCCCTCAGCATTCTTCCCGTTTTGTAACAGCAGGGAACTGGCCGCCGCAACAGCCCTGGCCTCGGCACAAAGGCTTGTACAGAGCTCATTTCGGCCACGAACGTATCCCGGCGGTTCCGCAGGTGCGAGGAATCGGGTTCCACCGGCAACCAAAATGCAGGCCCCCCGTTATCTCCGACGTCCAACAAGGGAGTTTCCCGAATGACGAAGCAGCAGAACCAGAATCCGGGCCAGCAGAGTCAAAATCCCGGCCAGCGCAACCCGCAACAGCAGCAGGGCGGCGGCCAGAAGCCCGGACAGCAGCAGCAGGATCCGATGCGCCAGGGCGACCGTCCCGGCCAGCAAAGCGGTCAGGAATGAGTTTCGGGAGCTCAAGGGATTGCAAGAGCGAAGAGTAGCAAGGCAAGAGTAGCAAGGAGGGACCCTGCCGAAAGGCGGGGCTTTTTTTTCCATCTTCTCCGTCACTCCGGGATGGTCCGAAGGACCAGACCTGGAAATCTCGAGGTTCTCCGGTGCGCATTGCGCACCATAGTTCGGCTCCACGGGCCGCCTCGGAATGACGAGCCGGGCGGCACGCTAGTTAAGGTAAACAAAGGGTTTAAATTGCCGCCACAGTCTGATGCGAGTTAGCTCCCTGCAAAGCCTTTTGTCGAAGGCGCGTGGCAGGCGAAGCGGGTAGCGGCATGTTCAGGAATTGGCGGATCGGCTCGGTCAACGGCGCGCTGCTGGCGGCATACTTCATTCCAGCCTGGGCCCTGGTCGCCTTCAATATCATGGTGGCGCCGGTGCACGGCCTGTACGAGCGGCCGAGCGTCGCGGTCGCCCTGTTCCTCAGCGACCATCTCCAGATGGCCGGGATGGACACGGTGCGCGCCGCCTGGCTACTGGCGCTCGGCCGGGCGACCGTGGTGGCGTTCTTCGCGATCTATCTCGTGCTGCTGTGCATTCCCCGCACCCGCAAGAGCGGCGGCAGTGACGAGGCGCTCGCGATCGCGCTGGCGATCGGCAGCCTGATCTCGTTCGCCAGCATGGTGATGGCCTCGAAGGTCGGCGAGATGGCCGCGCTCCGCCTGCATGCCACCGAACTGCTGCTCTTGCTCGGCGCCGCCATCGTGGTGGTGATCGAGAAGCCCGAGGCCGCGCCCAAGCTCGTTCGGGAGGCGGTCGAGACCGCCGCGCCGCTAGCTCTTGAGCAGGCCGAGTTCCTGCACAATCGCTGAGGCTTCCTTGACGGCGTGGTTCGCCGCCGGCACGCCGCAATAGATCGCCTGCTGCAACAGGATTTCCTTGATGTCGTCGGGCGTGAAGCCGCCCTCGGCCAGCGCCGCGCGCACGTGCAGGCGGAATTCGTCCCATTGCCCCAGCGCGACCATGGTGCCGATCACGAGCACGCGCCGCGTGCGCTCGTCGAAATGCGGCCGGGTCCAGATCTCGCCCCAGGCATAGCGGGTGATCATGTCCTGGAAGTCTGTGTTGAAGGCGTTGCGGTTCGCGATTGACTTGTCGACCCAGGCATTGCCCAGCACTTTTCGGCGCACCTTCATGCCGGCATCGCGGCGCTTCTGGTCGTCCATTCTCTATCCTCCTCTCCGTCATTGCGAGGAGCTCTTGCGACGAAGCAATCCAGACTGTCACCGCGGAGGGATTTCTGGATTGCTTCGTCGCAAGAGCTCCTCGCAATGACGGTGTTGCTTGACTAGCGTTGCGTCAGAAAACCCACCACCGCATCCGTGAACGCATGTGGCTGCTCGGCATTGGAAATGTGGGCGGCGTCGATGATGGTCATGCTGGCGCTGGGAATGTTCGAGCGGATCAGCTCACCCGCCGAGATCGGCGTCGCCATGTCGTGGCGGCCGGCGATGACAAGCGTCGGGCTCTTGATCCTGGGCAGCAGCGCGCGCTGGTCGAGCGTCGACAGCGCCTCGCAGCAGGCGAGATACCCTTCGACTGGGGTCGCGAGCAGCATCGACTTCATCTTCGCGGTAATGTCAGGCTCGCGCTCGCGGAAATCGGCTGTCAGCCAGCCGGCGATTACCGCATCGGCCACGGCCGCGATGCCGCCCTTCTTCACGGCGTCGATGCGCTCCAGCCATTTGGTCGGCTCGGCATAGTAGCAGGAGGTGTTGGCGAGGATGAGCTTGCCGAAGCGCTCCGGTGCGTTTGCGCCCAGCCATTGTCCGACCATGCCGCCCATCGACAGGCCGCACCAATGCACCTTCTCGATGTTGAGGTCGTCGAGGATCGCCAGCACGTCGCGGCCGAATCGCTCCATGGAATACGGCCCCGGCGGAACGCCGGATTTGCCGTGACCGCGGCGGTCGTAGCGGATGACGCGGAACACCTGCGTCAGCGCCTTCATCTGCGGCTCCCACATCTGCAACGTGCAGCCGAGCGAATTGGAGAGCATCAGGGTCGGCCCGCCGTCGCGGCCCTCGACGGAGACGTTGATCAGGCAACCGTCGGCATCGATCATGGGCATGCGGCGTCTCCGTCGTATTTGGCAGGTTTAGTCGCGATCAAGGCTGTCGAGCAGCCGGTCGATCAAAGCTTGGGAAGCGCCTTGATAGGCCATCGGCTCGAACAATGCCGCAACTTTCTCGGGCGCGAGATGCGCAGTCACCTGCGGATCGGCCAACAGCACCTCGCGCAGATGCTTGTTCTCGGCGACCGCGCGCTTGCTGGCGGCCTCGATCAGATGATGCGCATCGCGCTTGCCGATCTTGTCTGCCAGCGCAAAGGTCACCGCTTCCGCCATGATCAGGCCATGCGTCGCATCGAGGTTGCTGCGCATGCGCGCCGCATCGACATCGAGGCCCTCGGCGATATCGACGATCGCGGCGACCGCGCCTGAAGAGACCAGCATCAATTGCGGCAGCGTCGGCCATTCCGCGTGCCACGGACCGGCGCTGCGCTCGTGGTCCTGCACCTGAGCGGCAAAGATCGTCGCTGCCAGTTGGGGCGCCATAGTCGCGCAAGCCAGTGCGCTTGCGGCGGCGACCGGGTTGCGCTTGTGCGGCATGGTCGAGGAGCCGCCGCGGCCTTCGCCGGCGGGCTCGAACGCTTCGCCGACGTCGGTCTGCATCAGCAGCGAGATGTCGCGCGCGATCTTGCCGCAGCTTCCGGCGAGAATCGCAAAGGCGGATGCAGCTTCGGCGATCCGGTCCCGATGGGTGTGCCAGGGTGCTTCGGGCAGCGGCAGGTTCAGCTCCTGGGCCAGCTGTTCGGCGACCGCGAGCCCCTTGTCGCCGAGCGCGGCGAGCGTTCCGGCGGCGCCGCCGAACTGCAGCGCGAGATCCTCGCGGGAGAGCCGGCGCAGGCGGCAGCGCGCGCGGGCAAGGCTTGCGGCATATTCGGCGGCCTTCAGTCCGAACGGCATCGGCAGCGCATGCTGGAGCCAGGTCCGCGCCACCATCGCGGTGTCGCGGTGCTTGCGTGCCAGCGCCGCAAAACCCTTGATGGCGCGGCTGAGGTCGGCGTCCAGCGCATCGATGCCGGCGCGAAGGGTGAGCATCGTCGCGGTGTCGATGACGTCCTGGCTGGTCGCGCCCCAATGCACGTAGCGCGCGGCCTCGCCATCTGCCTTGCCGACGCTGGCGGTCAGCGCCTTGACCAGGGGAATCGCCAGATTGCCGGACCGCGTCGCGGCCTCGGCCAGCGCGATCATGTCAAAGGAAGAAGCCCTGCAAGCGGCTTCGATAGGGCCCACCGCGGCTGCGGGAATCACACCCGTGGCGGCCTCGGCGCGTGCCAGGGCTGCCTCGAAATCGAGCATGTATTGCAGGGTCGACCGGTCGTCGCAGATCGCGCGCATGGCCGCGCTCGACAGCATCGGCGCGAGCAGGGGGGAGAGGGCTGTGCTCATGTTGCACGGGACCTAATCACCACGCGCCGGCTCTGCCAATCCCAACGCAAGCTTTTTTGCAGTTGCGAATATGCATTGCACGTGATCGGGTGCCACCCTTTCCTTTGCGGCCTGCGTGCGTTACTTGAGCAGCATTATAGTGACAAGATCGCGGGAGGCGCCCCATGGCCATGACGATGAACGGCGAAGTCCAGCTTGCGGCGCCGCGCGAGGCCGTGTGGGCCAAGCTCAACGATCCCGAGGTGCTGAAGGCCTGCATCCCCGGCTGCGAGGAACTGGAGAAGACCGACGATGGCGGCTTTCGCGCGACAGCGAAAATGAAGGTCGGCCCCGTCTCGGCACGATTCAAGGGCAAGGTGACACTGAGCGATCTCGACCCGCCGAACGGCTACAAGATCTCCGGTGAAGGCGAGGGCGGGGTGGCCGGATTCGCCAAGGGCGGCGCGGTGGTCAAGCTCGCGGAGAAGGACGGCGGCACGCTGCTCTCCTACGACGTCGAGGCGCAGATCGGCGGCAAGTTGGCGCAGCTCGGCCAGCGCCTGATCAACGGCACCGCCAAGAAGCTGGCCGACGAATTTTTCGCGAATTTTGCCAAGGCGGTACAGGGCTGATCGCCCAAATGCCTTGAGCATAGTGCTTTTCGTCATGGCCCGTTGCGCCCGGGGCGATGTTGCCCCCGGACATAATGGCCCATATGATGGGTCGGAATAATTATAAGAACCGCTTCGACGGGACCCGTCGGGGCGCTGATAGAGAGTGCTTATGGCAAAAATCTCCCTCATCGTGAACGGCAATCCTGTTACGGCCAATGTCGATCCCCGCACCCTCCTGGTGCAGTTCCTGCGCGAGAATCTGCGCCTGACCGGCACCCATGTCGGCTGCGATACCTCGCAGTGCGGCGCCTGCGTCGTGCATCTCGACGGCAAGGCCGTGAAGTCCTGCACCACGCTCGCCGTGATGGCTGACGGGCACGAGGTCAAGACGATCGAGGGGCTGGCCGCCGACGGCGCGCCGCTGCATCCGATGCAGGAGGCCTTTCGCGAGCACCACGGCCTGCAGTGCGGCTTCTGCACGCCTGGCATGATCATGACCGCGATCGACATCGTCCATCGCAAGGGTCACGAGCTCGACGACCACACCATCCGCGAGGAGCTGGAAGGCAATCTGTGCCGCTGCACCGGTTACCAGAACATCGTCGCCTCGATCTCCGCCGGCGCCAAGGCGATGGCGAAATCCGATCTCGCCTAACCCGCGCACTCCGCGATCAGGACATTCAGATGTACGAATTCAAATATCACCGCCCCGGGACCGTGCGGCAGGCCGCCAACCTCCTGGTGAAGAACGAAGACGCCAAGATCATCGCCGGCGGTCACACGCTGATTCCCGTCATGAAGCAGCGTCTCGCCAGCCCGCCGCATCTGGTCGACCTCTCCCACATCGAGGGGCTCAACACGATCGAGATGAAGGGCCGCGCGCTGGTGATCGGCGCCACCGCCAAGCATGCCGAGGTCGCGAGCTCCGCCATCGTCGGTGAAGCCATTCCGGCGCTGGCCGATCTTGCGGGCCAGATCGGCGATCCCGCCGTGCGCCACCGGGGCACGATCGGCGGCTCGCTCGCCAACAACGATCCGACCGCGGACTACCCCGCCGCGGTGCTCGCGCTGGGCGCGACCATCGTCACCAACAAGCGCCGCCTCAAGGCGGAGGAGTATTTCCAGGGCCTGTTCTCGACCGCGCTGGAAGCCGATGAGATCATCACCAAGGTGATGTTCCCGCTGCCGAAGAAGGCGGCCTACATCAAGTTCCGCAACCAGGCTTCGCGTTACGCGCTGGTCGGCGTGTTCGTGGCGCGGCGTCCGTCGGACGTGCGCGTCGCCGTTACCGGCGCCGGCTCGGAAGGCGTGTTCCGCGTCACCGCGTTCGAGGAAGCCCTGAAGAAGCGCTTCGCCTCGAAGGCGATTGAGGGCATCGAGGTGCCGGCGGACGGCCTCAACAGCGACATCCATGGCAGCGCCGAATACCGCGCGCATCTCATCGGGGTGCTGACGCGGCGCGCGCTCGATGCCGCCAACGCCAAGGCGTGAGTGAACCTCACGCCTCGGCCAAACTTGTCCCGGTGAGGGCGTAGCGAGACTGGCTTTTTCATGACCTCAGCGACCCTGCCGGCATCGGTCGATGCGATGCTCGAACTCTTGACGTCGCGCGGCTACCTGGCCGAGCGGTCGCTGGCCACGGTGACCTATCTGTCGCTGCGCATGGGCCGGCCGCTGTTCCTGGAAGGCGAGGCCGGCGTCGGCAAGACCGAGATCGCAAAGGTGCTCTCGGCAGCGCTGGGCCGGAAGCTGATCCGCCTGCAGTGCTATGAAGGCCTCGACGTCTCCTCCGCGGTCTATGAGTGGAACAGCGCGGCACAGATGATCGCGATCCGGATGGCGGAAGCCGCGGGCGATACCGATCGCGAACAGCTGTCCAGCGACATCTTCGCCGACCGTTACATGATCAAGCGGCCGCTGCTGCAGGCGCTGGAGCCCGACGTCGCCGGCCCGCCGGTGCTGCTGATCGACGAGCTTGACCGCGCCGACGAGGCGTTCGAGGCGTATCTCCTCGAAATCCTCAGCGACTTCCAGGTGACGATCCCGGAATTCGGCACGGTGAAGGCCCCGCACCCGCCGATCGTCATCATCACCTCCAACCGCACCCGCGAGATTCACGACGCGCTGAAGCGGCGTTGTCTCTATCACTGGGTCGATTATCCCGCCGCCGAGCGTGAGCTCGCGATCGTCAAGACGCGCGTGCCCGGCATCTCGGCAAAACTGTCGCAGCAGGTCGTGCGCTTCGTGCAGGCGTTGCGCGACCAGGATTTTTACAAATCGCCGGGCGTCGCCGAGACCATCGACTGGGCCACCGCCTTGTCCGAGCTCGACGCCCGCTCGCTGACCCCGCAAGTGGTCGGCGACACGCTGGGCGCGCTGCTCAAGTACCAGGACGACATCACCCGGATGCAGGGCGACACCCTGCAGAAGGTGCTGAAGGACGCGACGAGCGAGGATTGACGCGCGTGCGTCACAACCAGCTCGTCATGCCGGGGCGCGCGTCAGCGCGAACCCGGAATCCGTCGGGCCGCAGAGTTGGTGGATGAGTGGATTCCGGGCTCGCGCCAAGGGGCGCGCCCCGGAATGACGAGGGGATGGATACGAGACCATGGCCATCAACCACCTGGCGCCCGAGCAAACCGAGCAATTCGCCGACAACATCGTCGGCTTTGCTCGCGCGCTGCGCGCTGCCGGAATGCCGGTCGGGCCGGGGGCGGTGATCGATGCCATGAGCGCGCTGCAAGTAATCGACATCGGCAACCGCGCCGACGTCTTCGCCACGCTGGAAGCGATCTTCGTCAAGCGCCACGAGCATGCGCTGATCTTCAAGCAGGCCTTCAACCTGTTCTTCCGCGCCTCGGAAGAATGGAAGCACATGCTGGATTCGGTGCCGCTGCCGGAGCAGGCCAGGAAGACGCCGCAGGCCGGCGCGCGCCGCGTGCAGGAGGCGATGTCGCAGCCGCGCATGACCGAGACGCCGCAGCACCAGGAGCAGGATTTGCGCCTGGCGGTCTCCGACAAGGAGATCCTGCAGAAGAAGGACTTTGCGCAGATGAGCGCGGCGGAGATCAGCGAAGCGCTGCGTGCCATCGACCGGATGCACCTGCCACAGGCCGAGCTCTTGACGCGCCGGCACCGGCCCGACCCGCACGGGCTTCGCCTCGACCTGCGCCGCACGCTGCGCGCATCCTTGCGCACCGGCGGCGAAATCATCGACATCCACCGCCTCGGTCGCATCGAGAAGCCGGCGCCGATCGTCGCGCTGCTCGATATCTCGGGCTCGATGAACGAATACACCCGCCTGTTCCTGCATTTCCTCCATGCCATCGGCGACGCGCGCAAGCGCGTCTCGGTGTTTCTGTTCGGCACTCGTCTCACCAATGTCACACGCGCGCTGCGCCAGCGCGATCCGGACGAGGCGCTGGCGAGTTGCTCGGCCTCGGTCGAGGACTGGGCTGGTGGCACAAGGATCTCGGCCTCGCTGCACAACTTCAACAAATTGTGGGCCCGGCGCGTGCTGAGCCAGGGCGCCATCGTGCTCTTGATCTCCGACGGGCTGGAGCGGGAAGCCGATTCCAAGCTTGCCTTCGAGATGGACCGGCTG comes from Bradyrhizobium diazoefficiens and encodes:
- the livM gene encoding high-affinity branched-chain amino acid ABC transporter permease LivM, with protein sequence MGIPALLKTAFINALIALVLFSLMIGIRTEAGSSGQLTYWTRFGELASLVAAVFGGSIVIELLRQWIGPTGAEKLVPPGVQSGLSFIGRYLAPALLIFTLLVPVIFYNQRYILDLAILVLTYVMLGWGLNVVVGLAGLLDLGYVAFYAVGAYSYGLLATNFGWSFWICLPLAGILAAFWGVLLGFPVLRLRGDYLAIVTLAFGEIIRLVIINWQDLTGGPNGVSGIPRPSFFGIPLDSSEDGLAARLGIEYSPTHRIVFLFYLILALALLTNWVTIRLRRLPIGRAWEALREDEVACRALGINTTTTKLTAFATGAMFGGFAGAFFATRQGFISPESFTFQESALVLAIVVLGGMGSQLGVALAALAMIGGFELFRSLETYRMLVFGMAMVLIMIWRPRGLIGHRAPTVYLTKAQAISSDLVKEGHG
- a CDS encoding ABC transporter permease subunit, with amino-acid sequence MDYFTQQLINGLVLGSIYGLIAIGYTMVYGIVGMINFAHGDIFMIGGFIALITFLILISLGLTAIPVILLVVLLVSMAITALYGWTIERIAYRPLRHSFRLAPMLSAIGMSFVLTNYSQVAQGARVKPIPPFITGGYTLHESADGFVIQLSNIQIMVVITTIVLLAIFTWLVSRTRLGRDMRACEQDQTMAALLGVDVDRTISMTFVIGAALAAVAGLMYLLYYGLVDFFMGFVAGIKAFTAAVLGGIGSLPGAMLGGLAIGLIETFWSAYFSVEYKDVAAFSILIVVLIFMPTGLLGRPEVEKV
- a CDS encoding carboxymuconolactone decarboxylase family protein — encoded protein: MDDQKRRDAGMKVRRKVLGNAWVDKSIANRNAFNTDFQDMITRYAWGEIWTRPHFDERTRRVLVIGTMVALGQWDEFRLHVRAALAEGGFTPDDIKEILLQQAIYCGVPAANHAVKEASAIVQELGLLKS
- the pcaD gene encoding 3-oxoadipate enol-lactonase, with product MPMIDADGCLINVSVEGRDGGPTLMLSNSLGCTLQMWEPQMKALTQVFRVIRYDRRGHGKSGVPPGPYSMERFGRDVLAILDDLNIEKVHWCGLSMGGMVGQWLGANAPERFGKLILANTSCYYAEPTKWLERIDAVKKGGIAAVADAVIAGWLTADFREREPDITAKMKSMLLATPVEGYLACCEALSTLDQRALLPRIKSPTLVIAGRHDMATPISAGELIRSNIPSASMTIIDAAHISNAEQPHAFTDAVVGFLTQR
- a CDS encoding 3-carboxy-cis,cis-muconate cycloisomerase, with the protein product MSTALSPLLAPMLSSAAMRAICDDRSTLQYMLDFEAALARAEAATGVIPAAAVGPIEAACRASSFDMIALAEAATRSGNLAIPLVKALTASVGKADGEAARYVHWGATSQDVIDTATMLTLRAGIDALDADLSRAIKGFAALARKHRDTAMVARTWLQHALPMPFGLKAAEYAASLARARCRLRRLSREDLALQFGGAAGTLAALGDKGLAVAEQLAQELNLPLPEAPWHTHRDRIAEAASAFAILAGSCGKIARDISLLMQTDVGEAFEPAGEGRGGSSTMPHKRNPVAAASALACATMAPQLAATIFAAQVQDHERSAGPWHAEWPTLPQLMLVSSGAVAAIVDIAEGLDVDAARMRSNLDATHGLIMAEAVTFALADKIGKRDAHHLIEAASKRAVAENKHLREVLLADPQVTAHLAPEKVAALFEPMAYQGASQALIDRLLDSLDRD
- a CDS encoding SRPBCC family protein, which encodes MAMTMNGEVQLAAPREAVWAKLNDPEVLKACIPGCEELEKTDDGGFRATAKMKVGPVSARFKGKVTLSDLDPPNGYKISGEGEGGVAGFAKGGAVVKLAEKDGGTLLSYDVEAQIGGKLAQLGQRLINGTAKKLADEFFANFAKAVQG
- a CDS encoding (2Fe-2S)-binding protein, which gives rise to MAKISLIVNGNPVTANVDPRTLLVQFLRENLRLTGTHVGCDTSQCGACVVHLDGKAVKSCTTLAVMADGHEVKTIEGLAADGAPLHPMQEAFREHHGLQCGFCTPGMIMTAIDIVHRKGHELDDHTIREELEGNLCRCTGYQNIVASISAGAKAMAKSDLA
- a CDS encoding FAD binding domain-containing protein is translated as MYEFKYHRPGTVRQAANLLVKNEDAKIIAGGHTLIPVMKQRLASPPHLVDLSHIEGLNTIEMKGRALVIGATAKHAEVASSAIVGEAIPALADLAGQIGDPAVRHRGTIGGSLANNDPTADYPAAVLALGATIVTNKRRLKAEEYFQGLFSTALEADEIITKVMFPLPKKAAYIKFRNQASRYALVGVFVARRPSDVRVAVTGAGSEGVFRVTAFEEALKKRFASKAIEGIEVPADGLNSDIHGSAEYRAHLIGVLTRRALDAANAKA
- a CDS encoding AAA family ATPase → MTSATLPASVDAMLELLTSRGYLAERSLATVTYLSLRMGRPLFLEGEAGVGKTEIAKVLSAALGRKLIRLQCYEGLDVSSAVYEWNSAAQMIAIRMAEAAGDTDREQLSSDIFADRYMIKRPLLQALEPDVAGPPVLLIDELDRADEAFEAYLLEILSDFQVTIPEFGTVKAPHPPIVIITSNRTREIHDALKRRCLYHWVDYPAAERELAIVKTRVPGISAKLSQQVVRFVQALRDQDFYKSPGVAETIDWATALSELDARSLTPQVVGDTLGALLKYQDDITRMQGDTLQKVLKDATSED
- a CDS encoding vWA domain-containing protein; this translates as MAINHLAPEQTEQFADNIVGFARALRAAGMPVGPGAVIDAMSALQVIDIGNRADVFATLEAIFVKRHEHALIFKQAFNLFFRASEEWKHMLDSVPLPEQARKTPQAGARRVQEAMSQPRMTETPQHQEQDLRLAVSDKEILQKKDFAQMSAAEISEALRAIDRMHLPQAELLTRRHRPDPHGLRLDLRRTLRASLRTGGEIIDIHRLGRIEKPAPIVALLDISGSMNEYTRLFLHFLHAIGDARKRVSVFLFGTRLTNVTRALRQRDPDEALASCSASVEDWAGGTRISASLHNFNKLWARRVLSQGAIVLLISDGLEREADSKLAFEMDRLHRSCRRLIWLNPLLRFGCFEAKAQGIKMMLPHVDEFRPVHNLSSIQELITTLSRPLPPHHRSLIRSAA